The window CGGACGTGGCCCGCTGGGATGGTCAGGCGTGGGGACGGGGCGCACTGGGGTTGGATGGTTCGGCCAGCGGACTGGCGCTGGTTTCGCGGCCACGAAGGGCTGGTTGACGCAGGCGCCGAGGGGGCGCGTGTGGCGGAGGACAGCCGCGGGCTGGGAGCCCACCTCCGGGCTGGCGGACGCCGCGTTGTCCTCGGTCTGTGGACGCGCGCCCGGGGACCTTTGGGCCCTGGCGGGGAGTCAGGGGTGGCGCGGTGGCGGGGACAGGGTTGGAGTGGCGCGGGGACATTGCCGGGCGCGGTGGGGGGCGCCGGACGTGGACCGCGAGTGGGCGGAGGGCGCGCTGCCGCGTCGTCGCCGAGGCTCGGGCTCGTCACGGGTGGACGCGGGCGCGTTCCAGGTGAACGCGTCCACGCCAGGGCCGGGCCACGGGCCGCCCATCCGTTGCCAGGGATTCCCTGGCATCCACGTTGCACTCGTAGTCGACGGTGACTCACGGGGCGCGCGCGTCATGGCGCGTGGGGCCCGAGGGCTGCGAGCGCCCGACCCCGAGGCGCCACGAGGTCGACATGCGAGTCGAGACGAGCTGCGACTCCGTCCAGTTCCTGCTGGACGGCGACAACTTCTTCCGAGAGCTGCACCGTCGCATCATCGCCTGCGAGGAGGCGGGAGGAGGCGCGTCCATCCGGCTGGCCTACTGGAAGGCGGACCCGAGCCTGCGGCTGCCCGCGGTGGATGGGAAGGACGAGCAGACGTTGTCGGCGGCGCTGTCCGCGGCGGTGAAGGCGGGGGCGAGGGTGCAGGTCATCCTGTGGAATGGCTGGAAGTCGGAGTGCTTCGTGCCGCACCACCACTTCTGGAGACAGGACTGGTCGGAGTGGCTGGAGCGGTGGACGAGCATCCTGAAGAACTGGAAGTTCCCCGAGGGGTCCATCCAGTTCAAGTACCACTCGTACGCGGGCAACAAGCTGCATCCCTTCACGAGCCTGCACGTGAAGATCGCGTTGTTCGACACGGGGGACGCGCAGCACGTGCTGCTCGGGGGGATGAACCTGGGCGAGGACTACAAGTCGTCCACGGTGCACGACAAGGACAACCACTGGCACGACGCGGCCGTGCGGATGACGGGCGACATCTATCGCGTGGTGGGGAACTACTGGTCGGAGCTGTGGGCGGGGCGCAAGCCGCCCAGGGCGCCCACTTCGCCGGACCGGAGTGACGGCGACACGAAGGTGACGTTCGTGACGACGGACGTGCAGGGCAAGGCGGAGCGGGACATCCGGACGGAGCTGGTGAAGTACTTCCAGCAGGCGAAGCGCTACATCTACGTGGAGAACCAGGCGCTGACGGACCCGTGCATCATCGACGCGTTGGTGGCGGCGGCGGCGCGAGGGGTGCAGGTCATCATCATGGTGCCGCACCCGAAGCAGACGGTGATGGGGGACTACAGCGGCTATGCGTACGTGATGAACTTCGCCTTCCGGGCCATCGCGATGGCGCGGGTGAAGGGGTTCTCGTATCCGGGCACGGTGTATGGGACGCACACGGTGGACGCGGGGAACATCGCCGAGTCGAGCCTGCGGTACGAGGGCTGGCTGTTGAGCGGGCGCGTGCTGAAGACGGCGTCCCAGACGCCGATGTGGGAGCAGTCGAACGACAGCTACATCACCGACCTGGAGAAGCGCCTGCGCAACGGGGACGACAGCCTGATGCGGGTGTGGCGCGCGCCCAACCTGCCCTTCCGTCCGGCGTCGCAGTTCATGAACCGGGGCTTCCACTGGAAGCTCGAGGACGCGTGGGTGGGGACGTGGGTGTATCTGGAGAAGATGACGGACATCCAGTCGGACTCGTTCAGCATGTATTCGCCGTTGCTGACGGGCACGACGGGGGAGTCGCCGTACGTGCACTCGAAGGTGGCGCTCATCGACGACGAGGTGGCGTTCATCGGGAGCAGCAACTGGACCTACCGCAGCATGCAGTTCGACGCGGAGGTCAGCGCCATCATCCAGAACCCGGACTTCGTGCGCGACACGCGCGAGGAGCTGTTCCAGCACTGGGGCATGCCGACGGACCTGGCGGAGTGGCGGGAGACGACGGAGGAGAACCTCGAGCGCGACGCGGATGGGAGCGTGCGCATCGTCCCGTTGACGCTCGCGGACCTGAAGGTCGACTACACGAGCCTGACGGCGTGGGGTTCGTGGGCGGCGGGGAACATGATCTAGGAGGAGTGGCTCGGGCCACCGGCTGACGGGTTGGTGGGTCGGAGGGTGCGGTCGGCGACGGGCGGCCCCAACTTGGGGGCAGGAGGAGTTCCATGCCCCATCCCGCCGGACAGTCCAACGCGCCCCTGCCCGCTGGCACGCTCGCGCCGCCTATCGACGCGCCGGTGACGCCGGACCAGAAGGTCTCCCTGGAGGATTTCCGGGGGGCGCCGCTGGTTCTGGTGTTCTACCCGGCGGACTGGAGCCCGGTGTGCAGCGACGAGCTGGCGCTCTTCAACGAGCTGTTGCCGGAGTTCGAGCGCCTGGGGGCGCGGGTGATGGCCATCTCCTGTGACGGGGTGTGGTGCCATCTGGCCTTCGCGCGCGCGAGGAACCTGCACATGGTGCTGGCGTCGGACTTCCATCCGCAGGGGGCCATCTCGCGTGCGTACAACGTGTTCCAGGAGGACGCGGGGACGTCGGACCGGGCGCTGTTCGTGCTCGACGCGGAGGGGAAGGTCTTCTGGAGCCATCGCTCGCCGGTGGCGGTGAACCCCGGGGCCGATGGGGTGCTCGACGCGCTGGAGCGACTGGCCAGGCGGAGCGGCTCTGTGTCCGAGGACGCTGGCGTGTCGACGCAGCGGGGTGCTCCGGAACATCCGGGGGTGCACTCATGAGCAAGCTGCGAGTTCCGGTGGGGGCATTGGACCATGTCCTGGGGCCGCAGGATGCGCCGGTGACGCTGGTGGAGTACGGCGACTTCCAGTGCCCCTTCTGTGGGCAGGCGTACTGGGAGGTGAAGAAGGTGCTGGAGGAGATGGGCGAGGGGTTGCGGTATGTGTTCCGGCACTTCCCGTTGACGCAGGCGCACCCCTTCGCGCTCCAGGCCGCGGAGGCGGCCGAGGCCGCGGGCGCGCAGGGGAAGTTCTGGGAGATGCATGCGCGGCTCTACGAGCATCAGCAGATGCTCGACTTCGAGTCGCTGCGGGAGCACGCGTGGGCGCTGGGGTTGGAGGACGAGCGTTTCACCCGTGAGCTCATGGAGCACCGGCACCAGGAGCACGTCCGGCGGGATTTCATGGGAGGCGTGCGCAGCGGAGTCAACGGGACGCCGGGCTTCTTCATCAACGACGAGCGCTACGTGGGCGAGTTCAGCGCGCCCGTGCTGCTCTCCGTGCTCCAGGGCCGGAGCGCCGAGGCACCTGGGTATTACTGAGGCACGGGGTACCGTGGTCATCGTGCGGTGAACGGTTTTGCCGTGGGTGCCGCGACCTTGCCGCTGCGGGGCTCGCATTGAGGCCCGTCGCCGTCGTGGCGCCTGTCCGCTTCATGTGACCGAGCGCGTACTCGTACATGGCCGTCTCGACCCCATGTCCGGCGAGGGTGAGGTGGAGTCCTCTTGGATATCGATGGGCACCTGCGTGGCCGACGGCATCCGTCAATGCAGCTCGGGTGCTTCGGTCACGCGCTCGAACGCTACGCCCAGGTTCCCGACCTGTTCGAGTGCGTCTTTGAGTTCCTGCGAAACAACAAGCGAGATCTTGAACTTCCTCAGCCGAAAGACCTGCGCGCCCTCGGTCTTCGCAGAGTCGATTCGCAGCCCGTAGATCCAGCGATACTCCCCTTCATATCCAGGGAAGGGATCGTCCTCGTCATAGTGCTGCACCGCCCGGCACCGGGCCTCGTCGATGGCATCGACCACCTTGGTGACGTTGACGACGAAGTATGGCTCGACCTCTCCCTCGACCGACACCGGGAAGAGCTGCACGTCGCCGGGAGCAAGCGACCTGAAGACGTTCGCGACGGCTTCGCTGACGATGGGGATTGCTTCAATCACAGAAAAGGAAAACGCCCGCTGCCTGCCCGGATGTGCGACTCGTGCCTTGAGGGCGCCCAGGTCAGGAAGAACGCGTCCGTCCGCGAACATCCATGGCTCATCAAACGCCTCACCCGAAGCCTGGGTCGGCGTCTCGAGGAGCCACCGGGGCACATCGCCAAGCTCCACTGAGTAGAAATGACGCTCCACGCTATCCCTCCCCCTTCACAATGAGGCTCCGCAACTCGGATCCCTGCGTCATCAGCTCGTCGGCGATCTTCGCAAGTTCCTTCATCAAGCTGGCCCGGCAGGCGTCCGTCGTTCGGCAACGCGCGACAGAGCGCTCAAGGCGCCGAATCACCGCTCGATGGTACAGCTCAGGGTGAGGCCCCTCGTGTCCCTTGAGCCGCACCTTGTTGGCAGCATCTTCCAGCGTCATCCCGGCCTTCTCGAAGATCTTCAGGCACTGAGGCGTCCAGGGACCGCCGGTCACATCCGAGATCGGGTTCTTGTTCGTGCAGATGTGATGAACAGGCCCCACCACGTCACCCGGAAACCGCCCATCCGAGTACATCGCCAGGGCAGCGGCGGCTCCGGGCGCCAGGGCGACATTGAGCACACCAGCTGCGGGAAGTGCCATCGACGTCACGCCTCCACTCATTGCCGCTCCGAGCTGGAATCCCGCTTCGGCCTCAGCCCGAACGACCGCCTGAGTGAAGCCAGGGAGCCTGGGGGCCTGAGCCGCCATCGCGCTCTTTCCACCCAGGGCCGCAGTGACCAGCAGGACCAGGACGCGTGTGCCGTTCGTCCCCAGCACCCGCCCGAACCGATGCCCGATGTCCTGTAGCTCGATGACGCTCATCGCCGTCCCGGCATCATCCCACAACTGCACGAAGCCGCGCCCTATCTCCCAGACCGGCATGACGCCGAGGTAGGCCACCATCGCCGCCGTCAGCGCAACGGCGATGCCCTTCGTGATGGGCTCCGGCAGGGTGATCGTGAGGAACACTGCGAGCGCCGCCGAGGTCACCATGGCCTTGAGCGCGGCCGGGTTCAGCACCTTGCCGACCTCGGCCTCGACACTCTCCCACACCGTGTCGAGCGCGAAGGACAGGGCCATCAAGGTCCGGTCCTTCCGCGAGAACGTCAGCCCTGTTCCGCCCACCAGGGTCAAGCAGTCGTCCGCGTCGGGGCAGATGCGCGCGTACAACGACTCGGGCGATGCTCCCGAGCCCGAATCCGCGAGTCCGTTCGAGGAGGCGAGCAGCGTCCTGGACCGAACCCAACCTCGCGCATCCACTTCTTCCGCTTCCCTGAACGCGACATCCATCCGCAGGTCGAGGATGAGCCGAGCGAGGGCCGACTTGAATTCCTCTTCGCTTACTTCGACGGGCTCGGCGTCCACGGACTCGTGGACAACCTGCTGGCCATCACCTTTGTCGAGATGGACCACACGAGTGGTAGCACACCCTGTCGTCCAAAGGCTCACAAGAACCAGCGCAATGAACCGCATTGAATCCCCCACCAACGCCTCCCAGGAATTGGAAGGCGCGGAATACTGACCTTGGGGTCTGACTCCTTCAATGGCGCTTCCCTATTCTCAGCGCACTGAACGATTCGACCAGCGTGCCCAAGGGGGCTCAAGCGGCCTGTCCACCGGCCGGG of the Myxococcus stipitatus genome contains:
- a CDS encoding imm11 family protein, encoding MERHFYSVELGDVPRWLLETPTQASGEAFDEPWMFADGRVLPDLGALKARVAHPGRQRAFSFSVIEAIPIVSEAVANVFRSLAPGDVQLFPVSVEGEVEPYFVVNVTKVVDAIDEARCRAVQHYDEDDPFPGYEGEYRWIYGLRIDSAKTEGAQVFRLRKFKISLVVSQELKDALEQVGNLGVAFERVTEAPELH
- a CDS encoding AHH domain-containing protein, giving the protein MRFIALVLVSLWTTGCATTRVVHLDKGDGQQVVHESVDAEPVEVSEEEFKSALARLILDLRMDVAFREAEEVDARGWVRSRTLLASSNGLADSGSGASPESLYARICPDADDCLTLVGGTGLTFSRKDRTLMALSFALDTVWESVEAEVGKVLNPAALKAMVTSAALAVFLTITLPEPITKGIAVALTAAMVAYLGVMPVWEIGRGFVQLWDDAGTAMSVIELQDIGHRFGRVLGTNGTRVLVLLVTAALGGKSAMAAQAPRLPGFTQAVVRAEAEAGFQLGAAMSGGVTSMALPAAGVLNVALAPGAAAALAMYSDGRFPGDVVGPVHHICTNKNPISDVTGGPWTPQCLKIFEKAGMTLEDAANKVRLKGHEGPHPELYHRAVIRRLERSVARCRTTDACRASLMKELAKIADELMTQGSELRSLIVKGEG
- a CDS encoding phospholipase D-like domain-containing protein, translating into MRVETSCDSVQFLLDGDNFFRELHRRIIACEEAGGGASIRLAYWKADPSLRLPAVDGKDEQTLSAALSAAVKAGARVQVILWNGWKSECFVPHHHFWRQDWSEWLERWTSILKNWKFPEGSIQFKYHSYAGNKLHPFTSLHVKIALFDTGDAQHVLLGGMNLGEDYKSSTVHDKDNHWHDAAVRMTGDIYRVVGNYWSELWAGRKPPRAPTSPDRSDGDTKVTFVTTDVQGKAERDIRTELVKYFQQAKRYIYVENQALTDPCIIDALVAAAARGVQVIIMVPHPKQTVMGDYSGYAYVMNFAFRAIAMARVKGFSYPGTVYGTHTVDAGNIAESSLRYEGWLLSGRVLKTASQTPMWEQSNDSYITDLEKRLRNGDDSLMRVWRAPNLPFRPASQFMNRGFHWKLEDAWVGTWVYLEKMTDIQSDSFSMYSPLLTGTTGESPYVHSKVALIDDEVAFIGSSNWTYRSMQFDAEVSAIIQNPDFVRDTREELFQHWGMPTDLAEWRETTEENLERDADGSVRIVPLTLADLKVDYTSLTAWGSWAAGNMI
- a CDS encoding DsbA family protein, which gives rise to MSKLRVPVGALDHVLGPQDAPVTLVEYGDFQCPFCGQAYWEVKKVLEEMGEGLRYVFRHFPLTQAHPFALQAAEAAEAAGAQGKFWEMHARLYEHQQMLDFESLREHAWALGLEDERFTRELMEHRHQEHVRRDFMGGVRSGVNGTPGFFINDERYVGEFSAPVLLSVLQGRSAEAPGYY
- a CDS encoding redoxin domain-containing protein; amino-acid sequence: MPHPAGQSNAPLPAGTLAPPIDAPVTPDQKVSLEDFRGAPLVLVFYPADWSPVCSDELALFNELLPEFERLGARVMAISCDGVWCHLAFARARNLHMVLASDFHPQGAISRAYNVFQEDAGTSDRALFVLDAEGKVFWSHRSPVAVNPGADGVLDALERLARRSGSVSEDAGVSTQRGAPEHPGVHS